One genomic region from Manis pentadactyla isolate mManPen7 chromosome 12, mManPen7.hap1, whole genome shotgun sequence encodes:
- the LOC130679775 gene encoding olfactory receptor 6M1-like — MSRANTKGLTINILSVMPGGSGDIMDHRNKSQVTEFILLGFQNEKEVEILLFSAFLLMYMTSLIGNSMIILLVCGDYRLHSPMYFFVANLSFLEVAITSTVVPKMLANTFSLTRAISFAGCLTQSIFYFLLGSTEFFILAVMSFDRYIAICNPLRYAMIMNKQMCILLLLGSYMGAFLSMLVPSILTAPVLFCGPNKIHHFFCDRAPVLKLACSDISPAELADFVSSALLLLGSLLLTGVSYTYIVITILRIPSAQGRQKAFSTCVSHITVVTLYYGSSIFLYVRPKKGSSMNINKFATVLNTIVTPMLNPFIYSLRNEKVKESLRDAFSKYAGMLQK, encoded by the coding sequence ATGTCCAGGGCTAATACAAAAGGATTAACCATCAATATTCTTTCTGTTATGCCAGGTGGAAGTGGGGACATTATGGATCACAGAAACAAGTCCCAAGTCACCGAATTCATTCTTCTTGGGTTTCAGAATGAGAAAGAGGTAGAAATTCTTCTTTTCTCTGCATTCCTGCTCATGTACATGACATCTTTGATTGGAAACAGCATGATCATCCTGTTGGTGTGTGGGGACTACCGTCTGCATTcccccatgtatttctttgtcGCCAATCTTTCTTTCCTGGAAGTCGCCATCACATCCACCGTGGTGCCAAAGATGCTGGCCAACACGTTTTCCCTCACCAGAGCAATATCCTTTGCAGGATGTCTCACTCAGTCCATCTTCTACTTCCTCCTGGGATCCACAGAATTCTTCATTCTGGCCGTCATGTCCTTCGATCGATACATCGCCATCTGTAACCCCCTGAGGTATGCGATGATCATGAACAAGCAGATGTGCATATTGCTGCTTCTGGGATCCTACATGGGTGCCTTTCTGTCAATGTTGGTGCCATCCATCTTAACTGCACCTGTACTATTTTGTGGCCCAAACAAAATCCATCACTTCTTCTGTGACCGAGCCCCTGTGCTAAAGCTGGCTTGTTCGGATATCTCCCCGGCTGAGCTGGCCGACTTTGTCTCCTCTGCCCTGTTGCTCCTGGGATCCTTGCTCCTGACGGGAGTGTCTTACACGTACATTGTCATTACCATCCTTAGAATTCCCTCTGCCCAGGGACGCCAGAAGGCTTTCTCTACTTGTGTTTCACACATCACCGTGGTTACACTTTATTATGGGAGCTCTATTTTCCTCTATGTTCGTCCAAAAAAGGGCAGTTCAATGAACATCAACAAATTTGCCACAGTGCTGAACACCATTGTAACACCGATGCTGAATCCTTTCATCTACAGTCTCCGAAATGAGAAAGTCAAAGAATCCCTGAGAGATGCCTTCAGTAAATATGCAGGCATGCTACAAAAATGA